One segment of Prionailurus bengalensis isolate Pbe53 chromosome X, Fcat_Pben_1.1_paternal_pri, whole genome shotgun sequence DNA contains the following:
- the LOC122477185 gene encoding cancer/testis antigen 1-like yields the protein MQAPGDGADGADGADGAQILDDGTGGATGSAGSSSGPGNPGGRDGTATSGTVAGEAPQVEGASPAPRQGGEASASASASGEASEKQVLEFALTVPFLCYVDAELTYQYLTSSAECYHEAVHTELTVIGSDLFIRLTAEDPVLLQISTASLLNQLSMVVQTMQHLVPAIFSRPRPGKGG from the exons ATGCAGGCCCCGGGCGACGGTGCGGACGGCGCGGACGGCGCGGACGGCGCGCAGATCCTGGACGACGGCACCGGTGGTGCGACGGGTAGTGCTGGCTCGTCCAGTGGCCCCGGAAATCCCGGAGGCCGGGACGGCACCGCGACGTCGGGCACCGTGGCTGGGGAAGCTCCCCAGGTCGAGGGGGCATCGCCCGCCCCAAGGCAGGGGGGAGAGGCTTCGGCCTCGGCCTCGGCCTCCGGGGAAGCCTCAGAAAAGCAAGTTTTGGAATT TGCCCTCACGGTGCCTTTCCTGTGTTACGTGGATGCGGAGCTGACCTACCAGTACCTGACCTCGAGTGCCGAATGCTACCACGAAGCGGTTCACACGGAGCTCACAGTGATTGGCAGTGACTTGTTTAT CCGACTAACTGCTGAAGACCCTGTCCTCCTGCAGATTTCCACCGCCTCCTTGCTCAACCAGCTTTCCATGGTGGTGCAGACCATGCAGCACTTGGTGCCCGCGATTTTTTCTAGGCCTCGGCCTGGAAAAGGGGGCTGA
- the LOC122477365 gene encoding EKC/KEOPS complex subunit LAGE3-like → MRAPDDEAASPAPDDGAEEVAVTQAPDDDGADGAAVTRAPEGGAEDAGAGPQASDGGTDGHDPQLSPRGPGCQGNCSRHDGEGGPGSKGAVVEGACAPPLAERAPRALAPGGDAAPVAAGTSSGLLEFRLTVSFRSPLEAEMARRALTTHVQRHRGLAQKELCVRGSALAVRWTTEDPICFRVSVNSFLDRLPLVIRNIRALGSRPPPRLGPGKGAEA, encoded by the exons ATGAGGGCCCCGGACGACGAAGCGGCCTCTCCGGCCCCGGACGACGGCGCGGAGGAAGTGGCGGTCACGCAGGCCCCTGACGATGACGGCGCGGACGGCGCGGCGGTCACGAGGGCTCCCGAGGGTGGCGCGGAGGACGCGGGGGCAGGCCCACAGGCCTCCGACGGAGGCACGGACGGCCACGACCCCCAGCTTAGCCCCCGAGGTCCCGGTTGCCAGGGCAACTGCAGCCGCCACGATGGCGAGGGTGGCCCTGGCAGCAAGGGAGCAGTGGTCGAGGGGGCCTGCGCCCCTCCCCTGGCCGAACGGGCCCCGAGGGCCCTGGCCCCCGGTGGAGACGCAGCGCCGGTGGCGGCGGGGACCTCCTCAGGACTGCTGGAGTT CAGGCTCACTGTGTCTTTCCGGTCGCCCCTGGAGGCAGAGATGGCCCGCAGGGCCCTGACGACACACGTCCAACGCCACCGAGGGTTGGCTCAGAAGGAGCTTTGCGTGAGGGGCAGCGCCCTGGCCGT GAGATGGACTACTGAAGACCCCATCTGCTTCCGAGTGTCCGTCAACTCCTTCCTGGACCGGCTTCCCCTGGTGATACGAAACATTCGCGCCTTGGGGTCCCGGCCTCCGCCACGCCTAGGCCCGGGAAAGGGGGCCGAGGCCTAA
- the LOC122476837 gene encoding EKC/KEOPS complex subunit LAGE3-like encodes MERAPYTPGPGGDAAPGARGPGNRLLQFTLTIPFPSAMDAEIAHRFLTPNEELQEPVREELHVNGSILTVRLTADDPGQLQMSITSCLGQLSLVIRTMQIIMPPFFTKPQQ; translated from the exons ATGGAGCGGGCACCCTACACACCAGGTCCTGGTGGAGATGCCGCGCCTGGCGCCAGAGGTCCTGGTAACCGACTGCTTCAGTT CACCCTCACTATACCTTTCCCCTCGGCCATGGATGCGGAGATTGCCCACAGGTTCCTGACTCCAAACGAGGAGCTCCAGGAGCCGGTTCGGGAGGAGCTCCATGTGAACGGCAGCATCCTGACTGT CCGCTTGACTGCCGATGACCCTGGCCAgctccaaatgtccatcacctccTGTCTTGGCCAGCTTTCCCTAGTGATACGGACCATGCAGATCATCATGCCCCCCTTTTTCACAAAGCCGCAGCAGTGA
- the LOC122477022 gene encoding LOW QUALITY PROTEIN: olfactory receptor 3A3-like (The sequence of the model RefSeq protein was modified relative to this genomic sequence to represent the inferred CDS: deleted 1 base in 1 codon): MDSRLHTPMDDFLVNLSLLDTAYISSTGPQVLEHLLAAVRTVPYRACLPQIFFLRFLAPWECFLLTAMACDRYAAIGRPPHHLVLLGRGRTRAGMASTSRLLALADAFAHTVLAAPLRFCGPRLITHFSCGLPPLTRLSCSSTWASELALFVLSFVVALAPRAPVAISCVRVVAAILRIHSAEGRRKAFSTCGAHTTVVCIFYIAPVLCYILPSSACSGLRDRVLPVLYVVLTPMLNPVVYSMGNKEVKRALFKALGKESAS, encoded by the exons ATGGACTCCCGACTCCACACTCCCATGGACGACTTCTTAGTCAACCTCTCACTGCTGGACACTGCCTATATCTCCAGCACGGGGCCTCAGGTGCTGGAACACCTGCTGGCAGCAGTGCGGACCGTGCCCTATCGTGCTTGTCTTCCCCAGATCTTCTTTCTCCGCTTCCTGGCTCCCTGGGAGTGCTTCCTGCTCACAGCCATGGCCTGTGACCGCTATGCGGCCATCGGCCGGCCACCGCACCACCTAGTCCTCTTGGGCCGT GGACGGACCCGGGCAGGAATGGCTTCCACCTCCCGCCTGCTTGCCTTGGCCGATGCGTTCGCCCACACCGTCCTTGCAGCTCCACTGAGGTTCTGCGGGCCTCGCCTCATCACCCACTTCTCCTGTGGCCTCCCTCCACTGACCAGACTCTCTTGCTCAAGCACGTGGGCCAGCGAACTTGCCCTGTTTGTCCTCAGTTTCGTGGTGGCTCTTGCACCCCGTGCCCCGGTTGCGATCTCCTGTGTACGTGTTGTGGCTGCGATTCTCAGGATCCACTCCGCTGAGGGCCGAAGGAAAGCCTTTTCCACCTGTGGTGCTCACACCACCGTGGTCTGCATTTTCTACATCGCTCCAGTCCTCTGCTACATCCTCCCCAGCTCTGCGTGCTCTGGCTTGCGGGACCGGGTGCTCCCTGTGCTGTACGTGGTCCTCACCCCCATGCTCAACCCCGTCGTCTACAGCATGGGAAACAAGGAGGTGAAGAGGGCTTTGTTCAAGGCCCTCGGGAAAGAAAGTGCCTCCTAG
- the LOC122477023 gene encoding cancer/testis antigen 1-like isoform X1, translating to MEATDRGAGGGAGGPEGQRGPGDPGVPDGPGGHEGPGGGRGGEGEECAAAGAAPRVAQAPCAPVPGAAAVPGLGGHPLPGPGGHGGPTAGGPGSQPLQFYVTMPFPSSTEAQVAHQCLATQGQPQVGAVRKEFTVFGNVLIIRLTAEDPGQLQVSIASCLDQLSLLVWTMQRFVPPFFRVPEPGKRG from the exons ATGGAGGCCACAGATCGAGGCGCAGGCGGTGGGGCCGGCGGTCCCGAGGGTCAGCGTGGCCCGGGAGACCCCGGTGTCCCAGATGGCCCCGGAGGCCACGAGGGCCCCGGCGGCGGCAGAGGTGGTGAGGGAGAGGAGTGTGCCGCGGCCGGTGCGGCCCCGCGGGTCGCGCAGGCGCCATGTGCTCCCGTCCCGGGCGCAGCTGCCGTGCCAGGGCTTGGCGGACACCCTTTGCCGGGACCCGGTGGGCACGGCGGTCCCACAGCCGGAGGGCCGGGGAGCCAGCCGCTGCAGTT CTACGTCACCATGCCTTTCCCGTCATCCACGGAGGCACAGGTGGCCCACCAGTGTCTGGCGACACAGGGCCAGCCCCAGGTCGGGGCAGTTCGGAAGGAGTTCACGGTATTCGGCAACGTCCTAATTAT CCGACTGACTGCCGAAGACCCTGGCCAACTCCAGGTTTCCATCGCCTCCTGTCTTGACCAGCTTTCCCTGTTGGTTTGGACCATGCAGCGCTTCGTGCCCCCGTTTTTCAGAGTGCCGGAGCCAGGCAAAAGGGGCTAA
- the LOC122477023 gene encoding cancer/testis antigen 1-like isoform X2, whose translation MEATDRGAGGGAGGPEGQRGPGDPGVPDGPGGHEGPGGGRGGEGEECAAAGAAPRVAQAPCAPVPGAAAVPGLGGHPLPGPGGHGGPTAGGPGSQPLQFYVTMPFPSSTEAQVAHQCLATQGQPQVGAVRKEFTPTDCRRPWPTPGFHRLLS comes from the exons ATGGAGGCCACAGATCGAGGCGCAGGCGGTGGGGCCGGCGGTCCCGAGGGTCAGCGTGGCCCGGGAGACCCCGGTGTCCCAGATGGCCCCGGAGGCCACGAGGGCCCCGGCGGCGGCAGAGGTGGTGAGGGAGAGGAGTGTGCCGCGGCCGGTGCGGCCCCGCGGGTCGCGCAGGCGCCATGTGCTCCCGTCCCGGGCGCAGCTGCCGTGCCAGGGCTTGGCGGACACCCTTTGCCGGGACCCGGTGGGCACGGCGGTCCCACAGCCGGAGGGCCGGGGAGCCAGCCGCTGCAGTT CTACGTCACCATGCCTTTCCCGTCATCCACGGAGGCACAGGTGGCCCACCAGTGTCTGGCGACACAGGGCCAGCCCCAGGTCGGGGCAGTTCGGAAGGAGTTCACG CCGACTGACTGCCGAAGACCCTGGCCAACTCCAGGTTTCCATCGCCTCCTGTCTTGA
- the LOC122477186 gene encoding LOW QUALITY PROTEIN: sodium- and chloride-dependent creatine transporter 1-like (The sequence of the model RefSeq protein was modified relative to this genomic sequence to represent the inferred CDS: inserted 1 base in 1 codon; deleted 1 base in 1 codon) has product MAVGLGRGPGGPGGPSWTRGQRHGGAPPRRQLPGRFALSCGSPDGLTPPQEQSLAALGGGGRGVLDVPGALNWEVTLCLPACWVLAYFCVCKGVKSTGKIVYFMATFPCVVLIVLLVRGVLLSGALDGITYYVKPDWWKLGSPQVWIDAGTQIFFSYAIGLGALTALGSYNRFNNNCYKDAIILALINSGTSFFTGFVGFCIVGFMAAEQSVHISKVAESGPGLAFIAYPWAVTLMPVAPLWAALXFFMLLLLGLDSQFVGVEGFITGLLDLLPASYYFRFQREISVALCCALCFVIDLSMVTDVSGGGVGAAPGLPLPATFPDPAPSPGRMYVFQLFDYYSASGTTLLWQAFWECVVVAWVYGADRFMDDVACMIGYRPCPWMRWCWSFFTPLVCMGIFIFNMVYYKPLVYNNTYVYPWWGEAMGWGFALSSMLCVPLHLLGCLLRAKGTVAEVSPLHPLFPARLPPSLPPSLPLTHRIKAFSSQVPLLPPTTRM; this is encoded by the exons ATGGCTGTGGGCTTGGGCCgggggcctgggggcccagggggGCCCAGCTGGACCCGAGGGCAGCGGCATGGGGGAGCACCGCCCCGGCGACAGCTCCCCGGTCGCTTTGCCCTCAGCTGCGGCAGCCCTGACGGGCTGACCCCCCCCCAGGAACAAAGTCTTGCggctctcggggggggggggcggggagtgctGGACGTGCCAGGGGCCCTCAACTGGGAGGTGACCCTGTGTCTGCCGGCCTGCTGGGTGCTGGCCTACTTCTGTGTCTGCAAGGGGGTCAAGTCAACAGGAAAG ATCGTGTACTTCATGGCTACCTTCCCCTGCGTGGTCCTTATCGTGCTGTTGGTGCGG GGGGTGTTGCTATCCGGTGCCCTGGATGGCATCACCTACTACGTCAAGCCTGACTGGTGGAAGCTGGGGTCCCCTCAG GTGTGGATAGATGCCGGGacccagattttcttttcttacgcCATCGGCCTGGGCGCCCTCACGGCGCTGGGCAGCTACAACCGCTTCAACAACAACTGCTACAA ggacGCCATCATCCTGGCCCTCATCAACAGCGGGACCAGCTTTTTCACTGGCTTCGTGGGCTTCTGCATCGTGGGCTTCATGGCCGCAGAGCAGAGCGTGCACATCTCCAAGGTGGCGGAATCAG GGCCCGGCCTGGCCTTCATCGCCTACCCCTGGGCCGTCACGCTGATGCCTGTGGCCCCCCTCTGGGCTGCCC TTTTTTTCATGCTGTTGCTGCTCGGCCTGGACAGCCag TTTGTAGGTGTGGAAGGCTTCATCACCGGCCTGCTCGACCTCCTCCCGGCCTCCTACTACTTCCGTTTCCAAAGGGAGATCTCCGTGGCCCTCTGCTGCGCCCTCTGCTTTGTCATCGACCTCTCCATGGTGACTgatgtgagtgggggcggggtgggggccgcCCCAGGCCTCCCGCTGCCTGCCACCTTCCCTGACCCGGCTCCGTCCCCAGGGCGGATGTACGTCTTCCAGCTGTTTGACTACTACTCGGCCAGCGGCACGACCCTGCTGTGGCAGGCCTTCTGGGAGTGCGTGGTGGTCGCCTGGGTGTACG GAGCCGACCGCTTCATGGACGACGTCGCCTGCATGATCGGGTACCGCCCTTGCCCCTGGATGAGATGGTGCTGGTCCTTCTTCACCCCGCTGGTCTGCATG GGCATCTTTATCTTCAACATGGTGTACTACAAGCCGCTCGTCTACAACAACACCTACGTGTACCCGTGGTGGGGCGAGGCCATGGGCTGGGGCTTTGCGCTCTCCTCCATGCTGTGTGTGCCCCTCCACCTCCTGGGCTGCCTCCTCAGGGCCAAGGGGACCGTGGCTGAGGTCAGTCCCCTGCACCCCCTCTTCCCTGCAcgactccctccttccctccctccctccctccctctcacccaccGGATCAAGGCGTTTTCCTCCCAAGtgccccttctcccacccacTACTAGGATGTAG